DNA sequence from the Nodosilinea sp. FACHB-141 genome:
TGCAGCCAAGTCGAGTGGTCGCCCTCAATCACACCACTGCTGGTAATTTGCTGTCGTTGGAGATAACGCCTATTGGGGTGGCCAGCAACTTGCTGCCCCAGCTGGCTGAGCGATTGCAGGGGGGTGCCACGCCTGGGGCAGAGCGAGCAGCTCAATCTAGAGGCGTTGGCGGTTCTACAGACTGATTTGATTATTGGGTTTACCTCGGATCTAGAGGGCACCTACAACAAGCTGTCGGCGATCGCCCCTACCGTTACGTTTGAGATGCAGACCACCGCCGATTGGCAGCAGCCCTTTCGCTTCCACGGTCAGGTTCTGGGTATGGAGGTCCAAGCCGAGGCAGTGCTGGGTCAATATCAACAGCGAGTAGAGGCCTTGAAAAGTCAACTGAGCGCATCGCCTATGCAGGTCTCTCTGGTGCGGGTGATGGCGCAGTCGGGCCAGGTTAGTTTGTACCTAAAAAACTGCTTTGGCGGCTCTATTTTGGCCGATATCGGCTTTGACCGGCCCCCCGCCCAAAATAACGGCACCCCTGAGCCGCCTTTTACCAAGCAAATTGACCGCGAGGCTCTGCCCGAGGCCGATGGCGACGTGATTTTGCTCTTCACCTTTGGCGCGACTCCAGAGGTTGCCGCCGAAGCCGAAGCTGAGTTAGAGCGCCTGCGAACCGACCCCCTTTGGCAGTCGCTGAGGGCCGTGCAGCAAAACCAGGTCTACAGCGTGGGGCACTATTGGGGCTCGGGCAACAGTCCCCTAGCGGCGGAGTGGGCGCTAGCCGATATTGAGCAATATCTGATCAAACCCGCCACCTAGCCAGGGAAATAGAAGAAATCTAGAGCGCCTTCATCCCTGTCAAGACGCAACCGCCGACAGCCCGTTATACGCGGCAGAATCACCTTTCAGGGCTAAGCTGGTTTCGCCATTGGCGTTGATGGGCAGATCGCCTGCTACCGTGACCCGACGCACGCGTCGGGGTTGGCCGTCATAGTCGTAGACCCCGTAGTGCTGGGTGGCCCGGTTATCCCAAAAGGCTACGTCGCCCAGCTGCCAGCGCCAGCGCACGGTGTTTTCGGGGCGGGTGACGTAGCTTTGCAGCATGCGCAGCACATCCGCCGACTCAAAGGTCGAAAGGCCGCGAAGGTGACGCACAAAGCCACCGAGAAAAAGGCAGCGCTCTTGAGTTTCGGGGTGAACACGCACCACTGGGTGCAGGGTTTCGTAGACAGTGGCTGAGAATTTTTCTTGAAATGCTCTGGCTTCGGCTGAGAGAGATTGGGGTGCGGCAGCGTAGTCGTAGGCATTGCTGTGGATGGCCCAAGCACTGTCGGCCAGGGTTTTTAGGCAGGGGGGCAGGTCTTGGTAGGCGGTGATGGTGTTGGCCCAGAGGGTGTCGCCACCCGCAGGGGGCAATTCTAAAACACGCAACACTGAACCTAGCGGCGGCCGATCGACAAAGGTGACGTCGGTGTGCCAAAAGTTGGTGCGCGACGGGGTGCGGCCATAGTCGATATCGAGAACGGCGGGGTGGTCGGTGGGCGGGGCCACGGTGGGGTGAGCGCCGGTAATGTCGCCAAAGCAACGGGCAAAGGCTACTTGACTAGGGTCATCTAGCGATTGGTTGCGAAAAAAGATCACTTTGTACTTCAGCAAGGCCTGACGAATTGCAGCGACGGTGCCATGGTCAAGAACCGGCCCAGATGGGCGATCGCCTAGCAGCTTCCGCAAATTTACCCCTCGAATTTCGGCCCCAATGCGTCCGCTGAGGGGTTGAATATCAAAGTCAAGGGCCACTGGGCGAAGGCTAACTGAGCTCATCGTTATCATTCCAAACATTAGTGTGGTGGGATGTCTCCCCGCCCTCGCATAGCTCACGACAGGGCAAGAGTAGAAAAGTCCGAAATTTTGAGTGATTCTCGACCAACCGGTTGATTGATCGTGGCCGTCAAACACTCAGCCTGAAAAAGCAATAAGCCAAGTTAATTTTGAGATTCAGCTTACAAAAATCAAATCTACTGTAATCCGGTCGGCTTGCCGGGGTAATTAATTTTGTACAGAGTAGCATGGTTTTTTCTTTGGTTGCTAGTGCTTATCTGCGTTTTTTTAATCTAGT
Encoded proteins:
- a CDS encoding iron-siderophore ABC transporter substrate-binding protein, with protein sequence MPRLGQSEQLNLEALAVLQTDLIIGFTSDLEGTYNKLSAIAPTVTFEMQTTADWQQPFRFHGQVLGMEVQAEAVLGQYQQRVEALKSQLSASPMQVSLVRVMAQSGQVSLYLKNCFGGSILADIGFDRPPAQNNGTPEPPFTKQIDREALPEADGDVILLFTFGATPEVAAEAEAELERLRTDPLWQSLRAVQQNQVYSVGHYWGSGNSPLAAEWALADIEQYLIKPAT
- a CDS encoding TauD/TfdA family dioxygenase; the protein is MSSVSLRPVALDFDIQPLSGRIGAEIRGVNLRKLLGDRPSGPVLDHGTVAAIRQALLKYKVIFFRNQSLDDPSQVAFARCFGDITGAHPTVAPPTDHPAVLDIDYGRTPSRTNFWHTDVTFVDRPPLGSVLRVLELPPAGGDTLWANTITAYQDLPPCLKTLADSAWAIHSNAYDYAAAPQSLSAEARAFQEKFSATVYETLHPVVRVHPETQERCLFLGGFVRHLRGLSTFESADVLRMLQSYVTRPENTVRWRWQLGDVAFWDNRATQHYGVYDYDGQPRRVRRVTVAGDLPINANGETSLALKGDSAAYNGLSAVAS